The genomic segment TATCAAAAACACGATTTCCGATGACAAAAGGGGCTGCATTTTGAGCAATATTAATTCCAAATCCAGTATTTTGAAAATCGTTATTGCGGATTTCCGGGCGAGAATTCCCATAAATCGTCATTCCATTGGCACCATTTTGAGCAAAATAATTTTCTTGAATAATCGGCGCGCTCATTCCCACCACAGAAATGCCATCGTGGGTATTTCCAATAAAGGTATTTTGAGAAACAATTAAAGAACTTGATTCAATCCATAACCCATAGCCTCGGTCACTGGAATTAGTAATAGTTACTCCACTAATTTTTGAGCCATTTGCCCCTAATACAGCAATATTTTGGCGGGCAAATGTTCGGCTAGTGTAGAACCCGCCCCCGTTAATCACAACATCTTTGCCCTTTGTATTCGGATTGCCTTGCAGCGTAATATTATCATGTAAAATAATCGGAAATTGTTCTCCGGTTTCGCCACTATAGGTTCCGGGTGCTAAAATAATTGCAGTATTTCGTTGTGCTAAACTCAACGCTTTTGTAATCGTTCTTAAAGGGGATTGTTGTGTGCCTTGCCCTTGATCATTTCCCGTTGTTGAACTAACATAAATCACCGCCGTTGAACGATTGCTGGCTTGTGTAATGGGTTGATTTTGCACCGGAACCGCTAACCCAGAAACAGGTTGAAACAATCCTAACCCCAAAGTCACTAATAGTAATGGGGAAAAAGATTGCAATACCCTCAATAAAAATGGAGAAGAAAAGAGCATTGCAGTTTGGACAAACCATAAACGGGATTGAGGAATACCGAGTTGTCGAGTCATTGTAGGGGGGTAGGACTGAAGGTTCGGATTAGCAATTGATCATCTCCGTTGTTGCACTCAGAACCTGAATTTGTTGTTAGGCTTGGGCACCTCGATTGACAGTTACGGCTTAGGGATGCCCAAGCATAACAACAGGGGGTCAAAGTACAACAACGGATAGCCAAAATTCAGCGACTCTGACGGACTGAAATTAGTTTAAAATTTCAATGGCGTCAAACCAGCCTTAATTTTGCCTTAAATTTAACCTTTTGGCTATTAAGAATTTTGAACTTTGTTTCGACGCACCGAGGGTCAATTTGAAATTGACGAATATTATATCTTGGATTTGCACATTACGCACTCATTGAGGAAGATTGGATGGAGGAACAATTTAGTCCCTTGGCGCAACCGATTTTATATCGAATTTTAGATGCCAACTTAGATCGCACCCGTGAAGGGTTGAGAATTATTGAAGAATGGTGTCGGTTTGGACTCAATAGCGGAGAACTTGCAGAAGAATGTAAACATCTGCGCCAAGAAGTTGCCCGTTGGCATACGATGAACCTACGTTCCTATCGGAATACAATCGACGATCCGGGTACAGAATTAACCCATCCCCAAGAAGAACAACGTTCAGGAATTGAACAATTATTACAAGCCAATTTCTGTCGCGTTCAAGAAGCGTTACGAGTTCTGGAAGAATACGGGAAATTATATCATCCAGAAATGGGAAAAACCTTTAAACAAATGCGCTATCAAGTGTATACCTTAGAAACTCGTTTGCTGGCCCATGATCGCCATAAACTTTTACTAAATTCCTATCTTTATTTAGTCACTTCCCCAGGAGAACGGTTATTATCGATTGTGGAAGCGGCGTTACAAGGAGGATTAACTTTAGTTCAATATCGAGATAAAACCTCCGATGATGAAACACGACTTAAAACGGCTCAAAAATTATGTCAATTGTGTCATCGTTATAATGCCTTATTTTTAGTTAATGATCGGGTTGATATTGCCGTCGCTGTTGATGCTGATGGCGTTCATTTAGGACAAAATGATATTCCCATCGAATTAGCTCGACAAATCCTTGGCCCCCAACGATTAATCGGTCGGTCTACCCATAGTCCTGAAGATCTAAAACGGGCAATTCAAGAAGGAGCAGATTATATTGGAGTCGGGCCTGTTTATGAAACGCCAACGAAGGCAGGAAGAGCAGCAGCAGGCTTAGAATATGTTCGTCATGCGGTTAAAAATTCAATGATTCCTTGGTTTGCCATTGGAGGAATTGATATGAATAATTTGGATGATGTTATGGCGACGGGTTGCGATCGCATTGCAGTTGTTCGTTCAATTATGAATGCAGAACAACCGACTTTAGTAACTCAATATTTCCTCTCACAACTCAATCGTTTTAGAAACCTAAAGTCCTATAAAGTCTTACCCAAACAACCCTAAATCGACATCATGGCTGAAACCATTACCCTCAAAGTTAATGGAGAATTAAAAACCTGTTCTGCGGGTCTGACACTTCCCCAATTTTTAGAACAGCAAGGCTTAAATCCCCGGTTAATTGCTGTAGAATATAACGGTGAAATTCTCCATCGTCAATTTTGGGAGACAACTGAAATAAAATCAGGAGATGTCTTAGAAATTGTCACCATTGTTGGAGGCGGCGTTTAATTTGTTATCCTGAGTAGGGGCGGGATTATCCCACCCTTACCAAGGATGATTTATTATTATTATTTTGATTCAGTAACCCAACATAATTATTTACAGATTCCCCATTCCCTGTTCCCTATGCCAATAATAAGATAACCTCAAGCATGGATACAGCAATGGTGAAAGACAAGCGAGATTCCAAACCTAGGCATATTGTTCTAACCTCTCACCCCACCCCCTACGGAGCCAAACCGATCCCCATTCATTGGGGAAACGCCGATCCCCTCAAACGTGGCCCCCTGATTGGAACCTTAACCGATCCAACTCATCGTAACGTGATTGGCACCCATTCCGGTTCTTATGCCATTTATCGCGCCTTAGCGGTGGTTCAGGGAAGCCTGAAAACCGACCATCGCGCCGACTTAACCAATACTTCCCCCATTGTCAATATTGGCCCCTATCCCAGTTGGGCTGATCCTGATAAAATTGTCGCCCTCGATCCCTTTGGGGCTGTGGTTGGGGATGTATTTACCGACTATTTTGAAAAAGGCTATGATATTCGCCCCACCATTGCCATTACAAAAGCCCATATTAATATGCCGGAATTATACGAGGCAGCCGCTAAAGGACGGTTAAAATTAGATGGGGAAATCATGAAAGAAAATGGCGATTTAGTGGTTACAAAAGCCGCTATTGAACCTGTATGGTATTTACCCGGTGTTGCCCATCGTTTAAAGGTAACAGAAAGCGATTTACGTCATGCTTTATTTGAACAAACTGGGGGGATGTTTCCTGAGTTAATTACCCGTCCTGATTTACAAGTATTTTTACCGCCTATTGGTGGGGTTACGGTTTATATTTTGGGGGATATTGCAGCTATTACTGACCCTGATCGCCCAGTGGCGGTTCGAGTTCATGATGAATGTAATGGATCGGATGTTTTTGGGTCAGATATTTGTACCTGTCGCCCCTATTTAGTGCATGGGATTGAAGAATGTATTAGAACAGCCCAAGAAGGCGGTGCAGGGGTGATTGTCTATTATCGGAAAGAAGGTCGAGCGTTAGGAGAAGTAACGAAGTTTTTAGTTTATAATGCCCGTAAACGTCAAACCGGTGGCGATCGCGCAGACGCTTATTTTGAACGGACAGAATGTGTTGCTGGGGTTCAAGATATGCGCTTTCAAGAGTTAATGCCGGATGTGTTACATTGGTTAGGGATTACTCGGATTGATCGCTTAGTTTCGATGAGTAATATGAAATATAATGCCATTGTTAATTCAGGAATTGAAGTGGTGAAACGGGTTCCTATTCCAGATGATTTAATTCCGGCGGATGCCAAGGTAGAAATAGAAGCAAAAAAAGCCGCAGGCTATTATACGGAAGGGGAGATTTTAGATGTAGAAGGGTTAGTGAGTGTGAAGGGTCGAGAGTATTAAGGGTATAGAAATCGGGTTTTTTAGGGAAGTTTGAGAGAATAAAAACCTTTGAGAAAAACCCGGTTTCTACCCCACTCGTAGTCAGCCCTTCAGGGCTGCAAATCCTAAAAAACTTACTACAAGGGTTTGATTTTTTATAACAAAGAATAATTTTTATTAAATCTAATATTTTTTTGAATTTAAGATGAGATAATTCTCAAAGAAAGTCTGAGGGTTGTTTTTTATGACAATGCTAAACTTGAAACCCACCCATAAACCTGTTAAAGCTTATTATGATGCTTTACAACAGTTTGCGAAATTGGGGGTTTCCCATGAATTAGCGGTGAAAGATGCCTTTGCAGATCTCTTAAAAGCTTGTTGTCAACAATTTGATTTAACCTTAATTCCTGAAAAAGAAATTAAATTAACTACAGGGAAGCGCATTCGCGTAGATGGTGCTTTAGTTCGGGATGGAAGCATTCGATATGGCATTTGGGAAGCCAAAGATAGTCATGATAAATTAGACCGAGAAGTTAAACAAAAATTTGCCGTTGGATATCCTCAAGATAACATTATTTTTCAAGCTCCTGAACGCGCTATTTTATGGCAAGGAGGAAAACAAATCTGTGATGAGGATATTACAAAACCTCAAATTTTAGTCGATACCTTAAAGTTATTTTTTGAATATCGCACTCCTGAAATTGCCCAATGGGAAACAGCAGCATCAGAATTTCGTAGCCGAGTTAAAGATTTATCGGGTAAACTGATTAATTTAATTGAAACTCAACGCAAAACCAACCCGAAATTTATTCAAGCGTTTCGTGAATTTACGGAAATTTGCCGTCAAGCTATTAACCCGAATCTTTCCGAGGCTGCGGTGGAGGAAATGTTAATTCAACATTTGCTAACGGAACGAATTTTTAGACAAATTTTTAATAATCCTGATTTCACCCGTCGCAATATTATTGCGGTGGAAATTGAAAAGGTAATTCAAGCGTTAACGTCTAAATCCTTTAGTCGAGAGCATTTTTTAGGGGAAGTGGATTATTTTTATCGTGCGTTAGAAGATGCAGCCAAAACCATTAATGATTATAGCGATAAACAGCATTTTTTGAATACAGTTTATGAGAAGTTCTTTCAAGGGTTTGCGGTGAAAGTTGCCGATATTCATGGAATTGTTTACACACCTCAACCTATTGTTAATTTTATGGTGAAAAGTGTTGAGGATATTTTAAAAAAAGAGTTTGGCAAGTCGTTAAATGATAAAGGCGTGCATATTCTTGATCCATTTTTAGGGACGGGTAATTTTATTTTACGGGTGATGCAGGAAATTAGAAAAACAGCCCTTCCTTATAAATATGAACAGGAATTACACTGCAATGAGGTGATGTTATTACCTTATTATATTGCTTCGATGAATATTGAGCATCAATATTTTGAAGCAACGGGAGGTTATAAAGCTTTTGAAGGGATTTGTTTAGTTGATACGTTTTCCGATCAACAGGTTCAACAGTTATCGTTATTTACGCCAGAAAATACCGCCAGGGTTCAACGTCAAAGAAGTTCACCGATTTTCGTGATTATTGGAAATCCGCCTTATAATGCTTGGCAGGTTAATGAAAATGATAATAATAAAAATCTAAAATATGAAGAAGTTGATCGACAAATTCGAGAAACCTATGCTAAAGATTCAAAAGCAACCAATAAAAGTTCTCTTTCTGATCCTTATGTTAAAGCAATTCGCTGGGCATCTAATAGGATAGGAGATGAGGGAATTATTGCCTTAGTGACCAATAATAGTTTTATTGATGCTCTTGCTTTTGATGGTATGAGGAAACATTTAGAGAAAGATTTTAATTTAATTTATCTTGTTGATTTAGGAGGTAATATCAGAAAAACTACAGATCCTTCAAAAAGTATTCATAACGTTTTCGATATTAAAGTCGGAGTCAGTATTAATATCTTTATTAGAAAAAATAGATCCAATCAGTCTAAGGATACAAAAATTTATTATGCTAGTGTTGATGAGTTTTGGAGAAAGGAAGAAAAATTAGGATATTTAGAGCAGTCAAAAAGCTATAGTAATATTGAATGGTCACTGATTGAACCCGATCAAAAATCTACTTGGTTAACAGAAGGATTAAAAGATGATTTTGAAAATTTTCTACCAATAGGAAATAAAGAAACTAAAGATAAATCAACTCATGAATCAGCAATTTTTAGAAGTTATAGTATGGGTGTGCAGACAAATCGAGATGTGTGGGTTTATAACTTTGATAAAAATTTATTAATTGAAAACATAAAGTTAACGCTACAAAATTATAATCATCAGGTTGATCAATGGAAAACTAAAAGAACACCTAAAGATACAGTAGATTCATTTGTGATTTACGATGACACTAAAATTAAATGGAGTAGTCATTTAAAAGAGTGTTTAAATTCTGAGATTACAGCAGACTTTAACGATGATAAGATTAGATTGTCTATGTATCGTCCATTTTGTGTACAACTTTTATATTTTGACGAAATTTTTAATCATCGTAGAGGTCAATTTCCTTTAATATTCCCAACACCTGATACTGAAAAAGAAAATCGAGTTATTGCTGTAACTAATCATTCACAAATCCCTTTTTTAGTACAAATAACAAATTGTATTCCATCTCTTGATGTCGGTGGTCGTCCTGGTCAATGTTTCCCCTTCTACACCTACGACGAAGACGGAACAAACCGAAAAGACAATATCACCGACTGGTCACTTGAACAATTTAGAAATTATTACCAAGATCAGACTATTACAAAATGGGATATCTTCTATTATACCTATGGATTATTGCATCATCCCATCTACCGAGAACGCTACGCCGCTAACCTCAAACGAGAACTTCCTCGCATTCCCTACGCACCCGATTTTCGAGGGTTTGTCAATGCGGGACAACAATTAGCAGATTTGCATCTCAACTATGAAAAACAACCCGAATATCCGCTTAAATTTATTGAAAATGATGAATTTCCGTTAGATTTGCTGGTGGACAAAATGAAACTCAGTAAAAATAAAACCCAAATTATCTATAATGAATTTCTGACGTTAAGCGGGATACCACCAGAAGTGTTTGAATATCGCTTAGGAAATCGTTCGGCGTTAGATTGGATTATTAATCAATATCAAGTTAAAATTGATAAACGTAGTGGAATTGTTAATGATCCGAACCGTTTAGGCGATGAACAATATATTATGCGGTTAATAAGTCAAGTGATAACCGTTAGTTTAGAAACGGTTAAAATTGTTAATCATTTGCCCGATTTGGGATTATACTAAGAGAAGAAGCCCTGAAGGGCTTACTACGAGTAGGGATGATATGAAAAATTTAGAAGCTTATCAAGATGCGATCGCTTATTTTCGTTCTCCTCAAGCTATTCGAGAACGGTGTAATTTTATCTTTAATTTAGCGTTATCTGATCAGTTACAACATTTCTGTTATCACCCCGAAATGTTAGAAGGTGTCGCTGGTTTTGTTTTAGATAATATTAGACAAAATTATCCTAATCTTCAGGTTCCTTTCCATTCTCGATGGCGACATTTTGAAGTTGGGAATATTCCTCGCCTTGAAAAGTTACAAAAACAGCTAAATGATTTATCTTTAGTAGAACAAACTCAAGCGAAACTAGATTTAGCGATTATTAGTGTTTTATTAGATGCAGGTGCTGGGGAAAAATGGTACTATCAAGAATCTGAAACAGGGTTAGTTTGGCGACGTTCTGAAGGGTTAGCTATTGCAAGTTATGAAATGTTTGGTCAAGGGTTATTTTCAAGTGATCCTGAATTTCCTTTTCAAGTCGATGCTAAAGGATTAATGAATTTAACAGAATCTCAATTCATAAGCGGATTTCAAGTTAATAATAATAATCCTTTAATCGGAATTAAAGGGAGATTAGAACTGTTAAAAAAATTAGGGAAAACTTTATATGATTATCCTCATTTATTTGGAGAATATAACCCTAGACCCGGAAAATTAGTGGATTATTTTTTAACCCAAACCCAAGATAATCAACTGAGTGCGGTTACGGTTTTAACCGCTATTTTAGAAGGATTAGGAGAAATTTGGCCAGGACGATTAACTCTAAATCAGGTTAATTTGGGAGATGTTTGGTATTATCCAGGGTTAGAAGCCTTGGATTCCAAATATCCCTTTGTTCCCTTCCATAAATTATCCCAATGGTTAACTTATTCTTTACTTGAACCTTTGCAGGATTTAGGATTAGAAATTATTGATTTAGATCAATTAACCGGATTAGCAGAATATCGAAATGGAGGATTATGCTTAGATTTAGGATTATTAGAATTAAAAGATCCCAATTTATCTGAAATCTTCCATAAACCCGATTCTAGTGTTATTATAGAATGGCGATCGCTCACCATCATAATACTCGATAAAATTGCTGATATTATCTGCCACAAATTAAACTTCACTCCCCAAGAATTTCCCCTCGTTAAAGTCTTACAAGGGGGAACTTGGAACGCTGGACGTGAGATCGCTCAACAACACCGTTCTGATAGTTCTCCCCCTCTCAAATTAGAGAGTGATGGAACGGTATTTTAAGTTACTTTTGTTAATACAAATACACTACCTACATTTCCCCGTCCGATTCTTAAATCTTCATCTAAATAGGTAATATCTAACCAGCCTTGTTGATCCCGTGCTTGTAAATTAAAATCAATGGCTATAAATTTTTTACCTGTTTCAATATCCGTAATAAAAGGATTAGGGGATTGATAGCCGATAAATCGTTGAGAACCGATAATAAACCGATTAAATTTAACATTGACTCGTTTTTCTGAAACGGGCTCAAATTGGGCGGCGACACTGACTAATCCTTCTAATAACGGTAAACTTTGAACCTCGGCAATATTATAAACTTTTTGATCTGCTACCCGAATACATTGATAAATTTGTCCTAATCTCAACAATGGAAAACGACCGATTCCTAATAATTCATCGCTACTGGTATATAATAATCGCCAATTGCCGTCTAACAGTTGAGGAACGTCCAGGGGTCGAGGGTTGGGGTTGAAGTCCTCTAGTTGAGTAATGGCGGATAAAATAGCAACTTTATCGGTTTCAGTGGCGAGTAACCCTCGATTTTTACCCGCAATCAGTTCTAAGAGGGTGGCTTTTTTTTGATTAATCATAATAAAAAATTATATTATCAAAATAATGAGTTAGCTTTTTAAATCGATAAGACTCGATATAGATTTAACAATATGATACTGTCCATAATCAACTATTGTGTAAAATTACATTAAGTCTAACGTACTTCTATTTGACACCTGAAACTAAAAATGCTCAATCCATCATTGCGCGAAATCCCTGTCCATGAACCGGCGGATGTCATTCCTTCTAAGCAAGAAATTTCACTTCTGACTTGGTTGGAATCAACAGGACGTCTGATCGCGCGCGATACTCCCATTAGTGAAGTCACGGACTATTTGGATGATGAAGAGGAAATCTCGGAACTCATGTCCGTTGATGACTCTGTTTATGATGATGATGATGATGATGATATCGATGAGGACTTATTAGAAGGCTAGGAGTGCGATTCGTTTAGCTAAAAAATAGGCTGAAAAGCTTATGGGACAGCTAACTCAGTTGATGAAACTGGTGATAACTGATTACATTTGTAGGTGAGACGCTGTACGTCAAGTCCTACCCCTTAAGTGCTGAGGTGAAAGCATAACCCCTAATTTGCTTGGGTAGCAACCAACAGATTAAAGCGGGGTTAAAAGGTAGAACTACTGGTAGCCAAATCTGGTAACTATCGAGCAAGAAGTCCATGTGTAGCGAAAGCAAAGATGTGTCCAAACCATCGTAATTCTAAATGGTGCAATGGCTAAATCAGAGTAAAAACCTGATTAACACCAAGCCAAAAGGCAAGGATAGGGCATAAGCGGTTTTCTAGCCGACTCATTAGCACCGCCCAATAAACCCGGTGGATAGCATCACGCTAAAGACTTCAAACAAATGTGTAATCGGAACGAAGTAACCCCTAATTATCTCTGGTAAAAGATAGATAACCAGTAAGTAGCTAACGAATGATAGCTAGGGGAGGGATGGTATCAAAAGCGAATGCCTTGTTGTAATGACAAGGATATGCAGACAGATACTCGGTAATTCCAAAGAAATAGAACAAGTAGCAATGTAAATGTCTAAAACGCTGAATAAAAATCAGACGGTGGAATGGAAAGACATCAACTGGCGCAAGCTAGAACGGGTGACTTTTAAGTTGCAAAAGAGAATATTTCGAGCGAGTGAACGAGGCGATGTTAAAGCAGTTCGTAAACTTCAGAAGACCCTGATTAGGTCTTGGTCAGCAAAATGTATTGCGGTTCGTCGGGTAACACAAGATAATCAAGGTAAAAATACCGCAGGGGTGGATGGAATTAAATCTCTAACCCCAAAACAACGGAGGAGACTTGTAGGACGATTAAAGTTAACAGGTAAGGTAAAACCTACTCGTAGAGTAATGATTCCCAAACCCGGAACAACTGAAACCCGTCCATTAGGAATACCCACAATAGACGACCGTGCATTACAAGCGTTAGTCAAACTAGCGTTAGAACCAGAATGGGAGGCACTCTTCGAGCCAAACAGTTACGGTTTTAGACCAGGACGTTCCT from the Planktothrix tepida PCC 9214 genome contains:
- a CDS encoding PAP/fibrillin family protein, coding for MINQKKATLLELIAGKNRGLLATETDKVAILSAITQLEDFNPNPRPLDVPQLLDGNWRLLYTSSDELLGIGRFPLLRLGQIYQCIRVADQKVYNIAEVQSLPLLEGLVSVAAQFEPVSEKRVNVKFNRFIIGSQRFIGYQSPNPFITDIETGKKFIAIDFNLQARDQQGWLDITYLDEDLRIGRGNVGSVFVLTKVT
- a CDS encoding type ISP restriction/modification enzyme — its product is MTMLNLKPTHKPVKAYYDALQQFAKLGVSHELAVKDAFADLLKACCQQFDLTLIPEKEIKLTTGKRIRVDGALVRDGSIRYGIWEAKDSHDKLDREVKQKFAVGYPQDNIIFQAPERAILWQGGKQICDEDITKPQILVDTLKLFFEYRTPEIAQWETAASEFRSRVKDLSGKLINLIETQRKTNPKFIQAFREFTEICRQAINPNLSEAAVEEMLIQHLLTERIFRQIFNNPDFTRRNIIAVEIEKVIQALTSKSFSREHFLGEVDYFYRALEDAAKTINDYSDKQHFLNTVYEKFFQGFAVKVADIHGIVYTPQPIVNFMVKSVEDILKKEFGKSLNDKGVHILDPFLGTGNFILRVMQEIRKTALPYKYEQELHCNEVMLLPYYIASMNIEHQYFEATGGYKAFEGICLVDTFSDQQVQQLSLFTPENTARVQRQRSSPIFVIIGNPPYNAWQVNENDNNKNLKYEEVDRQIRETYAKDSKATNKSSLSDPYVKAIRWASNRIGDEGIIALVTNNSFIDALAFDGMRKHLEKDFNLIYLVDLGGNIRKTTDPSKSIHNVFDIKVGVSINIFIRKNRSNQSKDTKIYYASVDEFWRKEEKLGYLEQSKSYSNIEWSLIEPDQKSTWLTEGLKDDFENFLPIGNKETKDKSTHESAIFRSYSMGVQTNRDVWVYNFDKNLLIENIKLTLQNYNHQVDQWKTKRTPKDTVDSFVIYDDTKIKWSSHLKECLNSEITADFNDDKIRLSMYRPFCVQLLYFDEIFNHRRGQFPLIFPTPDTEKENRVIAVTNHSQIPFLVQITNCIPSLDVGGRPGQCFPFYTYDEDGTNRKDNITDWSLEQFRNYYQDQTITKWDIFYYTYGLLHHPIYRERYAANLKRELPRIPYAPDFRGFVNAGQQLADLHLNYEKQPEYPLKFIENDEFPLDLLVDKMKLSKNKTQIIYNEFLTLSGIPPEVFEYRLGNRSALDWIINQYQVKIDKRSGIVNDPNRLGDEQYIMRLISQVITVSLETVKIVNHLPDLGLY
- a CDS encoding URC4/urg3 family protein; amino-acid sequence: MKNLEAYQDAIAYFRSPQAIRERCNFIFNLALSDQLQHFCYHPEMLEGVAGFVLDNIRQNYPNLQVPFHSRWRHFEVGNIPRLEKLQKQLNDLSLVEQTQAKLDLAIISVLLDAGAGEKWYYQESETGLVWRRSEGLAIASYEMFGQGLFSSDPEFPFQVDAKGLMNLTESQFISGFQVNNNNPLIGIKGRLELLKKLGKTLYDYPHLFGEYNPRPGKLVDYFLTQTQDNQLSAVTVLTAILEGLGEIWPGRLTLNQVNLGDVWYYPGLEALDSKYPFVPFHKLSQWLTYSLLEPLQDLGLEIIDLDQLTGLAEYRNGGLCLDLGLLELKDPNLSEIFHKPDSSVIIEWRSLTIIILDKIADIICHKLNFTPQEFPLVKVLQGGTWNAGREIAQQHRSDSSPPLKLESDGTVF
- a CDS encoding GTP cyclohydrolase II, whose protein sequence is MDTAMVKDKRDSKPRHIVLTSHPTPYGAKPIPIHWGNADPLKRGPLIGTLTDPTHRNVIGTHSGSYAIYRALAVVQGSLKTDHRADLTNTSPIVNIGPYPSWADPDKIVALDPFGAVVGDVFTDYFEKGYDIRPTIAITKAHINMPELYEAAAKGRLKLDGEIMKENGDLVVTKAAIEPVWYLPGVAHRLKVTESDLRHALFEQTGGMFPELITRPDLQVFLPPIGGVTVYILGDIAAITDPDRPVAVRVHDECNGSDVFGSDICTCRPYLVHGIEECIRTAQEGGAGVIVYYRKEGRALGEVTKFLVYNARKRQTGGDRADAYFERTECVAGVQDMRFQELMPDVLHWLGITRIDRLVSMSNMKYNAIVNSGIEVVKRVPIPDDLIPADAKVEIEAKKAAGYYTEGEILDVEGLVSVKGREY
- a CDS encoding DUF3134 domain-containing protein, with protein sequence MLNPSLREIPVHEPADVIPSKQEISLLTWLESTGRLIARDTPISEVTDYLDDEEEISELMSVDDSVYDDDDDDDIDEDLLEG
- a CDS encoding thiamine phosphate synthase; amino-acid sequence: MEEQFSPLAQPILYRILDANLDRTREGLRIIEEWCRFGLNSGELAEECKHLRQEVARWHTMNLRSYRNTIDDPGTELTHPQEEQRSGIEQLLQANFCRVQEALRVLEEYGKLYHPEMGKTFKQMRYQVYTLETRLLAHDRHKLLLNSYLYLVTSPGERLLSIVEAALQGGLTLVQYRDKTSDDETRLKTAQKLCQLCHRYNALFLVNDRVDIAVAVDADGVHLGQNDIPIELARQILGPQRLIGRSTHSPEDLKRAIQEGADYIGVGPVYETPTKAGRAAAGLEYVRHAVKNSMIPWFAIGGIDMNNLDDVMATGCDRIAVVRSIMNAEQPTLVTQYFLSQLNRFRNLKSYKVLPKQP
- the thiS gene encoding sulfur carrier protein ThiS, encoding MAETITLKVNGELKTCSAGLTLPQFLEQQGLNPRLIAVEYNGEILHRQFWETTEIKSGDVLEIVTIVGGGV